One genomic region from Granulimonas faecalis encodes:
- a CDS encoding putative DNA modification/repair radical SAM protein, producing MDTLSKLTILADAAKYDAACTSSGVDRGPREGSLGAASAAGCCHSFTPDGRCVTLLKVLMSNACSYDCAYCVNRRSNPHATATFEPAELAQLTMDFYRRNYIEGLFLSSGVLGGADRTCERMIEVLRLLREEHRFNGYIHAKAIPGASPELLDALGRLADRISVNIELPSSGSLEALCPEKRAGTVLSPMRQIRDTMERERLLGATGPGYLGGGSHLSTVRPDLPPAPRGLPGARGGLRRRGGRKPGAPAPFAPAGQSTQLIVGASPEDDNRILKLSSSLYSTYGLKRVFFSAYMPVVEDGRLPHPETPVPLRREHRLYQADWLMRFYGFTADELVSPEAPFLDLDVDPKLAWALAHIDEFPVEVNTATKEELLRVPGIGPEGARKICRARRSHHLGFDDLERLRLTLRRARHFLTCGGKRDPRSPADPELIREKVVSDARGSRYNRTRRAAEGQLALF from the coding sequence GTGGACACCCTCTCTAAGCTCACCATACTGGCGGACGCCGCCAAGTACGACGCGGCCTGCACGTCGTCGGGCGTGGACCGCGGGCCGCGGGAGGGGTCCCTCGGCGCCGCGAGCGCCGCGGGGTGCTGCCACAGCTTCACGCCGGACGGCCGCTGCGTGACCCTGCTCAAGGTGCTCATGTCCAACGCCTGCTCCTACGACTGCGCCTACTGCGTCAACCGCCGCTCCAACCCCCACGCCACGGCCACGTTCGAGCCGGCGGAGCTCGCGCAGCTCACCATGGACTTCTACCGCCGCAACTACATCGAGGGGCTCTTCCTGAGCTCCGGGGTGCTCGGCGGGGCCGACCGCACGTGCGAGCGCATGATCGAGGTCCTCCGGCTCCTCCGAGAGGAGCACCGCTTCAACGGCTACATCCACGCCAAGGCCATCCCCGGCGCCTCCCCCGAGCTTCTCGACGCCCTGGGACGGCTGGCGGACCGCATCTCCGTGAACATCGAGCTCCCCAGCTCGGGGTCGCTGGAGGCCCTCTGCCCCGAGAAGCGCGCGGGCACGGTGCTCTCCCCCATGCGCCAGATCCGGGACACCATGGAGCGGGAGCGCCTCCTCGGCGCCACGGGCCCCGGCTACCTGGGCGGCGGCTCGCACCTCTCGACGGTGAGGCCCGACCTCCCGCCGGCGCCCAGGGGCCTCCCCGGCGCCCGCGGCGGCCTCCGGAGGCGCGGCGGCCGCAAGCCCGGCGCCCCGGCCCCGTTCGCCCCGGCGGGGCAGTCCACCCAGCTCATCGTCGGCGCCTCCCCCGAGGACGACAACCGCATCCTCAAGCTGTCCTCCTCGCTCTACTCCACCTACGGGCTCAAGCGCGTGTTCTTCTCCGCCTACATGCCGGTGGTGGAGGACGGCCGGCTCCCCCACCCCGAGACGCCGGTGCCCCTGCGCCGCGAGCACCGCCTCTACCAGGCGGACTGGCTCATGCGCTTCTACGGATTCACGGCGGACGAGCTCGTGAGCCCCGAGGCGCCCTTCCTGGACCTGGACGTGGACCCCAAGCTCGCCTGGGCCCTCGCCCACATCGACGAGTTCCCCGTGGAGGTCAACACGGCCACCAAGGAGGAGCTCCTGCGGGTGCCGGGCATCGGCCCGGAGGGCGCCCGCAAGATCTGCCGCGCCCGCAGGAGCCACCACCTGGGGTTCGACGACCTCGAGCGCCTGCGGCTCACCCTGCGCCGCGCCCGGCACTTCCTCACCTGCGGGGGAAAGAGGGACCCGCGAAGCCCCGCCGACCCCGAGCTCATACGGGAGAAGGTGGTATCCGATGCCCGAGGCTCCCGCTAC
- a CDS encoding IMPACT family protein, translating into MKTYLTLKPETEAVFELVDRKSRFIAALRHVETEAEAEGFVDEVRALHHDARHHVPAWVLASGKERASDDGEPQRTSGLPSLDALRGAGLADVCAVTTRYFGGTLLGPGGLVRAYGGAVAGAVEEARSQGIVVEMRPVTRVACCIPYAWYDQVRRMARDAGGKVVGQIFTDEVQLTCDFRAGEEEAFRAKVTELASGRDLCVVHGPRFAEF; encoded by the coding sequence GTGAAGACCTATCTCACCCTGAAACCCGAAACCGAGGCCGTCTTCGAGCTCGTTGACCGCAAGAGCCGCTTCATCGCCGCCCTGCGCCACGTGGAGACGGAGGCCGAGGCCGAGGGGTTCGTCGACGAGGTGCGCGCCCTCCACCACGACGCCCGCCACCACGTGCCGGCCTGGGTGCTGGCCTCGGGCAAGGAGCGCGCGAGCGACGATGGCGAGCCCCAGCGGACCTCGGGCCTCCCCTCCCTCGACGCGCTCCGCGGGGCCGGCTTGGCCGACGTCTGCGCGGTGACCACCCGCTACTTCGGCGGCACGCTCCTGGGGCCCGGCGGGCTGGTGCGCGCCTACGGCGGCGCCGTGGCGGGCGCCGTGGAGGAAGCCCGCTCCCAGGGGATCGTGGTGGAGATGCGGCCCGTGACCCGCGTCGCCTGCTGCATCCCCTACGCCTGGTACGACCAGGTGCGACGCATGGCCAGAGACGCCGGCGGCAAGGTGGTGGGCCAGATCTTCACCGACGAGGTGCAGCTCACCTGCGACTTCCGCGCCGGCGAGGAGGAGGCGTTCCGCGCCAAGGTCACGGAGCTCGCCAGCGGGCGGGACCTCTGCGTGGTGCACGGGCCGAGGTTCGCCGAGTTCTGA
- a CDS encoding HAD family hydrolase codes for MAPQGTGTVRNVVFDMGGVLLRWEPEVYARNVTDNDEDAGLVLEALFKGSAWTLSDAGVFGPETVLMEACHALPERLHGAAAEALRRFPSMQAVIPEVNELGRRLKERGYGVYILSNVSSRFRSELAPRIPLCDVADGALVSAEEHMMKPDPIIFLRFCERFGVEPASCLFVDDTAVNCVGAERAGMHAFHFTGDMDALEAEVAGLS; via the coding sequence ATGGCGCCACAGGGAACGGGCACGGTGCGGAACGTCGTCTTCGACATGGGCGGGGTGCTCCTGAGGTGGGAGCCCGAGGTCTACGCCCGCAACGTGACGGACAACGACGAGGACGCGGGGCTGGTGCTCGAGGCCCTCTTCAAGGGGAGCGCCTGGACCCTCTCCGACGCCGGCGTGTTCGGCCCCGAAACGGTGCTCATGGAGGCCTGCCACGCCCTACCGGAGCGCCTCCACGGCGCGGCGGCCGAGGCCCTCCGGCGCTTCCCCTCCATGCAGGCCGTGATCCCCGAGGTCAACGAGCTCGGCCGGCGCCTCAAGGAGCGGGGCTACGGCGTCTACATCCTTTCCAACGTGAGCTCGAGGTTCCGCTCGGAGCTCGCTCCGAGGATCCCGCTGTGCGACGTGGCGGACGGCGCGCTCGTCTCGGCGGAGGAGCACATGATGAAGCCTGACCCCATCATCTTCCTGCGCTTCTGCGAGCGGTTCGGCGTGGAGCCGGCCAGCTGCCTGTTCGTGGACGACACGGCGGTCAACTGCGTGGGCGCCGAGCGGGCCGGTATGCACGCCTTCCACTTCACCGGCGACATGGACGCCCTGGAGGCCGAGGTGGCCGGCCTCTCCTGA
- a CDS encoding C1 family peptidase gives MAHVPADSVTAQDREAWLARFSRERANVVAKNAVTSVGIRAAARVPEGVAANAMGFDVEVPQGDRCDQQRSGRCWMFASLNTMRQAVIERLGLKTLELSQSYPLFFDKLEKANWFLVNAIDTVDEPLDGRLVSYLLQDPVADGGQWDMFRSIVKKYGVVTKEAMPETACSRNTSELDRYLTRYLRGCAMRLRRAHGEGADAAELDGLRRAMMADVHSMLVTCLGEPPASFEVRLRDKDGRLVLHGTYTPREFFSDVVQMDVDALVSCINAETADKPLMHAFTVDRLGNVVEDGGVRYLNLPMSRLKELAVAQLRDGRPVWFGCDVAQSYVRDEGIMSCGALQVDELFGFAVEGCMDREERLDYGESVMTHAMVLEGVRLDAEGRPEVWKVENSWGKDHGREGFDTITDDWFDQYVYQVVVDRRYLTDEERSVMDGAEAIVLAPWDPMGSLA, from the coding sequence ATGGCACACGTACCTGCCGACTCCGTCACCGCCCAGGACCGCGAGGCCTGGCTCGCCCGCTTCTCCCGCGAGCGCGCCAACGTCGTGGCCAAGAACGCCGTCACCTCCGTGGGCATCCGCGCCGCCGCCCGGGTCCCCGAGGGTGTGGCCGCCAACGCCATGGGCTTCGACGTCGAGGTCCCCCAGGGCGACCGCTGCGACCAGCAGCGCTCCGGGCGCTGCTGGATGTTCGCGAGCCTCAACACCATGCGCCAGGCCGTCATCGAGCGCCTCGGCCTCAAGACCCTCGAGCTCTCCCAGAGCTACCCGCTCTTCTTCGACAAGCTCGAGAAGGCCAACTGGTTCCTCGTGAACGCGATCGACACCGTCGACGAGCCCCTGGACGGCCGTCTCGTGTCGTACCTGCTTCAGGACCCCGTGGCCGACGGCGGCCAGTGGGACATGTTCCGCTCCATCGTCAAGAAGTACGGCGTGGTGACCAAGGAGGCCATGCCCGAGACCGCCTGCTCCCGCAACACGTCCGAGCTCGACCGCTACCTCACGCGCTACCTGCGCGGCTGCGCCATGCGCCTGCGCCGGGCCCACGGGGAGGGCGCCGACGCCGCCGAGCTTGACGGCCTGCGCCGGGCCATGATGGCCGACGTCCACTCCATGCTCGTCACCTGCCTCGGGGAGCCGCCCGCGAGCTTCGAGGTGCGCCTGCGCGACAAGGACGGCAGGCTCGTGCTGCACGGCACCTACACGCCCCGCGAGTTCTTCTCCGACGTGGTGCAGATGGACGTGGACGCCCTCGTCTCGTGCATCAACGCCGAGACCGCCGACAAGCCCCTCATGCACGCCTTCACCGTCGACCGTCTCGGCAACGTCGTGGAGGACGGCGGCGTGCGCTACCTCAACCTCCCCATGTCCCGCCTCAAGGAGCTCGCCGTGGCGCAGCTCCGCGACGGCCGCCCCGTGTGGTTCGGGTGCGACGTGGCCCAGAGCTACGTGCGCGACGAGGGCATCATGTCCTGCGGCGCCCTGCAGGTGGACGAGCTCTTCGGCTTTGCGGTGGAGGGCTGCATGGACCGCGAGGAGCGGCTGGACTACGGCGAGTCCGTCATGACCCACGCCATGGTGCTCGAGGGCGTGCGCCTCGACGCCGAGGGGCGCCCCGAGGTCTGGAAGGTCGAGAACTCCTGGGGCAAGGATCACGGCCGCGAGGGCTTCGACACCATCACCGACGACTGGTTCGACCAGTACGTCTACCAGGTGGTCGTGGACCGTCGCTACCTCACCGACGAGGAGCGCTCCGTCATGGACGGCGCCGAGGCGATCGTGCTCGCGCCCTGGGACCCCATGGGCTCCCTTGCCTGA
- a CDS encoding CCA tRNA nucleotidyltransferase: MPDAPRLRSPDGLAAPPEAGFVLRTLEDAGHSAWVVGGWVRDSLLGRPVHDVDVATSARWEDGARALRAAGIPVVETGTAHGTVTAVVGGVPVEVTTYRVDGAYSDARHPDAVRFVDSVDDDLARRDLTVNAMAWHPERGLRDPFGGRDDLARGLVRAVGDPDARMAEDALRVLRAVRFSARLGFSVEPATQAAVDAHAPGLRHVSRERIGSELRALLATGRGGGALRTQRPALFCAVPELAAMDGFPQRTPYHSMDVLGHVARVMDYVEVYTGGTATEHLRWAALLHDVGKPDRLTYGPEDTAHFFGHPARSRDIAREVMARLAVPRAVAVPALALVRLHDRPVADDDRSVTSILRDLDRLAPAMAPGLFFELMALKRADAAGKAPAYRGYAVEVDALEARGRALLTAGVPLRPSDLAVSGADVMGALGLPPGPAVGRALRAALDAVHRGEVGPGRDELLRWIEEHGDDSSVCGKP; encoded by the coding sequence TTGCCTGACGCCCCCCGCCTCCGGTCGCCCGACGGCCTCGCCGCCCCTCCGGAGGCCGGGTTCGTCCTGCGCACCCTCGAGGACGCCGGCCACAGCGCGTGGGTCGTGGGCGGCTGGGTGAGGGACTCCCTCCTCGGCCGCCCCGTCCACGACGTCGACGTCGCCACGAGCGCCCGTTGGGAGGACGGCGCCCGCGCCCTGCGCGCGGCCGGCATCCCCGTGGTGGAGACGGGCACGGCCCACGGCACCGTGACGGCCGTCGTGGGGGGCGTGCCCGTGGAGGTGACCACCTACCGCGTGGACGGCGCCTACAGCGACGCCCGCCACCCGGACGCCGTGCGGTTCGTGGACTCCGTGGACGACGACCTCGCCCGCCGGGACCTCACCGTCAACGCCATGGCGTGGCACCCGGAGAGGGGCCTGCGCGACCCGTTCGGGGGTCGCGACGACCTCGCCCGCGGCCTCGTGCGGGCCGTGGGCGACCCGGACGCCCGCATGGCCGAGGACGCCCTCAGGGTGCTTCGGGCCGTGCGGTTCTCGGCGCGGCTCGGCTTCTCGGTGGAGCCGGCCACCCAGGCCGCCGTGGACGCCCACGCTCCGGGCCTCCGGCACGTGAGCCGCGAGCGCATCGGGTCCGAGCTCCGGGCTCTGCTCGCCACCGGCCGCGGGGGAGGGGCGCTCCGCACCCAGCGGCCCGCGCTCTTCTGTGCCGTGCCCGAGCTCGCCGCCATGGACGGGTTCCCCCAGCGCACGCCCTACCACTCCATGGACGTCCTGGGCCACGTGGCTCGCGTCATGGACTACGTCGAGGTCTACACGGGCGGCACGGCCACCGAGCACCTGCGGTGGGCCGCGCTGCTCCACGACGTGGGTAAGCCCGACCGCCTCACCTACGGCCCCGAGGACACCGCCCACTTCTTCGGCCACCCGGCCCGGAGCCGCGACATCGCGCGGGAGGTCATGGCGAGGCTCGCCGTGCCGCGCGCCGTGGCGGTGCCCGCCCTGGCCCTCGTGCGCCTGCACGACCGGCCCGTCGCGGACGACGACCGCTCGGTGACCTCCATCCTCCGCGACCTCGACCGCCTGGCCCCGGCCATGGCGCCGGGCCTCTTCTTCGAGCTCATGGCTCTCAAGCGCGCCGACGCCGCCGGCAAGGCGCCCGCGTACCGCGGCTACGCCGTGGAGGTGGACGCCCTCGAGGCCCGCGGCCGCGCCCTCCTGACCGCCGGCGTGCCCCTCAGGCCCTCCGACCTCGCGGTCTCGGGCGCGGACGTCATGGGGGCGCTCGGCCTGCCCCCGGGCCCGGCCGTGGGCCGGGCGCTCCGTGCGGCCCTCGACGCCGTGCACCGGGGCGAGGTGGGGCCTGGGCGCGACGAGCTGCTCCGTTGGATCGAGGAACATGGGGATGATTCATCCGTTTGCGGAAAACCTTAG
- a CDS encoding glutamate-cysteine ligase family protein, whose protein sequence is MGEPRYTAAEADRLERNRTALCSVVGGRSRTRRPEDGRTLGLELERIVIDPVTGTRVAFDDVLGISTLLERWQRYFSPDERVLVDGRVFGYAGTVDVGCGRSVGISVSLEPGGQLEASVGPSSSVVDLLGALEAFDEQFLAICDELGVEWQLVALGCDPVTADPREVPLIPKERYRLMDAYLSRTGRYARDMMRLSASTQVSIDCGEEDSMVGQFRLAVALGPILSFLCDNVSSWRGLAPCDTPSMVRSRIWDSVDGDRCGVVPGTFDGDFSPESYVDWLMGVRPILFTDDHGLTISTCSATEADIMAMRDLSGGEVAHMLSMVFPTVRLKGIVEMRDADSMPPRLAAALAAFVKGVFYDADAFGRASALLVDGRTEEDVRMAYWQLRTLGWEAEVYGTPMTTLVQRLIQLAENGLTDHDERRIFHGLSSLWQSRLVPRDLYLKG, encoded by the coding sequence ATGGGCGAACCCCGTTACACCGCCGCCGAGGCCGATAGGCTGGAGAGGAACCGTACCGCCCTCTGCTCCGTCGTAGGCGGGAGGTCCCGGACGAGGCGCCCCGAGGATGGTCGCACGCTCGGCCTCGAGCTCGAGCGCATCGTCATCGACCCCGTCACCGGCACCCGCGTGGCCTTCGACGACGTCCTCGGCATCTCCACGCTCCTCGAGCGCTGGCAGCGCTACTTCTCGCCAGACGAGCGTGTCCTCGTGGACGGCAGGGTCTTCGGCTACGCGGGCACGGTCGACGTGGGCTGCGGGCGCTCCGTGGGCATCTCGGTCTCCTTGGAGCCTGGCGGCCAGCTCGAGGCCTCCGTGGGCCCCTCGTCGAGCGTGGTGGACCTCCTCGGCGCCCTCGAGGCCTTCGACGAGCAGTTCCTCGCCATCTGCGACGAGCTCGGCGTGGAGTGGCAGCTCGTGGCCCTGGGCTGCGACCCCGTGACGGCCGACCCCCGGGAGGTGCCGCTCATCCCCAAGGAGCGCTACCGCCTCATGGACGCCTACCTCTCCCGCACGGGCCGCTACGCCCGCGACATGATGCGGCTCTCGGCCTCCACCCAGGTCTCCATCGACTGCGGCGAGGAGGACTCCATGGTGGGGCAGTTCCGCCTGGCCGTGGCCCTGGGCCCCATCCTCTCGTTCCTCTGCGACAACGTGAGCTCCTGGCGCGGCCTCGCCCCCTGCGACACGCCGTCCATGGTGCGTTCGCGCATCTGGGACTCCGTGGACGGCGACCGCTGCGGCGTCGTGCCCGGCACGTTCGACGGGGACTTCTCGCCGGAGTCCTACGTGGACTGGCTCATGGGCGTGAGGCCCATCCTGTTCACGGACGACCACGGCCTCACAATCTCCACCTGCTCCGCCACCGAGGCCGACATCATGGCCATGCGCGACCTCTCCGGGGGCGAGGTCGCGCACATGTTGTCCATGGTGTTCCCCACGGTGCGCCTCAAGGGCATCGTCGAGATGCGCGACGCCGACTCCATGCCGCCCCGACTCGCCGCCGCCCTCGCCGCCTTCGTCAAGGGCGTCTTCTACGACGCCGACGCCTTCGGGCGGGCGAGCGCCCTGCTCGTGGACGGCCGCACCGAGGAGGACGTCCGCATGGCCTACTGGCAGCTTCGTACCCTCGGCTGGGAGGCGGAGGTCTACGGCACCCCCATGACCACGCTCGTGCAGCGCCTCATCCAGCTCGCCGAGAACGGCCTCACCGACCACGACGAGCGGCGCATCTTCCACGGCCTTTCGAGCCTGTGGCAGTCGCGGCTCGTCCCCAGGGACCTCTACCTCAAAGGATAG
- a CDS encoding SPFH domain-containing protein, protein MLLFDRILPIVLLVAAVGALFASVVVVRQQHVAVVERFGRFNRVLRPGLNLLVPVVETAHDVSLMTQDLHLDYDAKTKDNVTIGLEVAIQYRVDQEPCADVRESGIYKSVYTLADPVGQIKDYFADALRSQIPTRDLETVFSEKDAIASAIGEDVKEKMVGYGYAIVTTLITSIKLPADVQASMNRIITTANDRVSATNEAEAAKARSVIAAQADAESMKIQGEGIAQQRIAIAEGLARSLSTIQESGLSSNEANMLLMFTQRLGMLEKFAEKGSSTLLIPEDLGSTDVMAQVMAAIEAERRDGGKA, encoded by the coding sequence ATGCTGTTGTTCGACCGCATCCTGCCCATCGTGCTCCTCGTCGCCGCCGTGGGGGCGCTCTTCGCCTCGGTGGTCGTGGTGAGGCAGCAGCACGTGGCCGTCGTGGAGCGCTTCGGCCGCTTCAACCGCGTGCTGCGGCCGGGTCTCAACCTCCTCGTCCCGGTGGTGGAGACGGCTCACGACGTCTCGCTCATGACCCAGGACCTCCACCTGGACTACGACGCCAAGACCAAGGACAACGTCACCATCGGCCTCGAGGTGGCCATCCAGTACCGGGTGGACCAGGAGCCCTGCGCCGACGTCCGGGAGTCCGGCATCTACAAGTCGGTCTACACCCTCGCCGACCCCGTGGGACAGATAAAGGACTACTTCGCGGACGCCCTGCGCTCCCAGATTCCCACCCGCGACCTCGAGACCGTCTTCTCCGAGAAGGACGCCATCGCGAGTGCCATCGGCGAGGACGTCAAGGAGAAGATGGTGGGCTACGGCTACGCCATCGTGACCACGCTCATCACCTCCATCAAGCTCCCGGCCGACGTCCAGGCGTCCATGAACCGCATCATCACCACGGCCAACGACCGCGTGAGCGCCACCAACGAGGCCGAGGCCGCCAAGGCACGCTCCGTCATCGCCGCCCAGGCCGACGCCGAGTCCATGAAGATCCAGGGCGAGGGCATCGCCCAGCAGCGCATCGCCATCGCCGAGGGCCTGGCGCGCTCGCTCTCCACCATCCAGGAGTCGGGCCTCTCCAGCAACGAGGCCAACATGCTGCTCATGTTCACCCAGCGCCTGGGCATGCTCGAGAAGTTCGCCGAGAAGGGCTCCTCGACGCTCCTCATCCCCGAGGACCTGGGTTCCACGGACGTCATGGCCCAGGTCATGGCGGCCATCGAGGCCGAGCGCCGGGACGGTGGAAAGGCCTAG